The proteins below are encoded in one region of Rhododendron vialii isolate Sample 1 chromosome 7a, ASM3025357v1:
- the LOC131332485 gene encoding serpin-ZX-like, whose protein sequence is MDLKQLIGNHTDVFLSFAKRVSQSESKDSNLVFSPPLIHVVLGLIAAGSKGQTQSQVLSFLNSKSTDDLNSLTSQLVSLVFVDGGPTGGPTLSYANGVWVDQSLSLKPSFKKVVDTVYKASLNHVDFPTQADEVTNEVNQWAEKQTNGLIKEVLPSDSVDDLTRLIFANALYFKGAWTEKFDASKTKDQDFHLLNGSSVRIPFMTSKNDQFVSKFDSFKVLRLPYKQGEEKRGFSMYVILPNAKDGLSALMEKVSSESGFLDRHLPRRKVEVGIFRIPKFKFSFGFEASEVLKGLGLDLPFSPGEGELTEMVESTTVGRNLYVSSIFHKACIEVNEEGTEAAAASAFVAKVCCYVEPIDFVADHPFLFVIREDMTGAVLFIGQVLNPLAG, encoded by the exons ATGGACTTGAAACAATTGATTGGAAACCACACCGATGTCTTCCTATCCTTCGCAAAACGAGTATCTCAATCCGAATCCAAAGACTCAAACCTTGTTTTCTCTCCCCCCTTGATCCACGTCGTTTTGGGCTTGATCGCAGCTGGATCCAAAGGCCAAACCCAATCCCAAGTACTTTCTTTCCTTAACTCCAAATCCACCGACGACCTCAACTCTCTCACCTCCCAACTTGTCTCCCTTGTCTTTGTCGATGGCGGGCCCACTGGTGGCCCAACGCTGTCGTACGCCAATGGGGTTTGGGTGGACCAGTCGCTTTCTCTTAAGCCTTCTTTCAAAAAGGTGGTCGATACTGTTTATAAAGCGTCTTTGAATCATGTCGATTTTCCTACTCAG GCTGATGAGGTGACCAATGAAGTGAACCAGTGGGCTGAAAAGCAGACCAATGGGCTTATCAAAGAAGTTCTTCCTTCCGATTCAGTCGATGATTTAACCAGACTCATCTTTGCAAATGCACTCTATTTCAAAGGAGCATGGACTGAGAAATTCGATGCGTCGAAAACCAAAGACCAAGACTTTCACCTCCTGAATGGGAGTTCGGTTCGAATACCCTTCATGACAAGTAAGAACGACCAATTCGTTAGCAAATTTGACAGTTTCAAAGTCTTAAGGCTTCCTTACAAACAAGGTGAAGAAAAACGCGGATTTTCTATGTACGTCATTCTTCCAAATGCAAAAGATGGTCTTTCCGCTTTAATGGAGAAAGTGAGTTCCGAATCAGGGTTCTTAGATCGCCACTTGCCACGCCGGAAAGTAGAAGTGGGTATATTCCGGATCCCAAAATTTAAATTCTCCTTTGGCTTCGAAGCTTCTGAAGTTTTGAAGGGATTAGGGTTGGATTTGCCTTTTTCCCCTGGAGAAGGGGAGCTAACAGAGATGGTGGAATCCACTACTGTTGGTCGAAACCTATACGTTTCGAGCATTTTCCACAAAGCTTGCATTGAAGTTAATGAAGAAGGCACTGAAGCGGCAGCCGCTTCCGCTTTTGTTGCGAAGGTGTGTTGTTATGTAGAGCCGATAGATTTTGTGGCCGACCACCCTTTCTTGTTTGTAATTAGAGAAGACATGACTGGTGCAGTGCTGTTCATTGGCCAAGTGCTTAATCCCCTTGCGGGTTGA